GGGAAATAGACTCCGGGTTCTACAGTTACAGTCATAGAAGATTCTAAAACAAGGGTTTTCCCAGCAGGAGAAAGACGTGGATACTCATGGACGTCTCTTCCTACACCGTGTCCTGTCCCATGGAAGAAGTAGGGGTCTAAGTTCTGCTCTCTTAAAACTCGTATGACTTCCTCATGAATATCTCCACAAAGGGCGCCTTCTTTGCATAGAGCAATTGCAGCTTTCTGCGCCTCTACAACTATGGGATAACTCTCTATCAGTTGTGGATGGGGGGTCCCCCAAGCAATAGTACGAGTCATGTCGGAGCAGTATCCATTCAGAAGCACTCCAATATCTATAAGGACAATATCTCCCTTGCATAAAGGACGATCTGTGACAATAGCATGGGGAAAGGCTGCATGCTCTCCAAAAGCAATGATCGGAGGAAAGGAGGGGCCTGTAGCTCCAGCCTCAGCCCAAAATGTGCGTAATTTTCTTGCGACTTCTTTTTCTGTTATCCCTTCTCTTAGGATCGAGAGTACATAATCATATCCTAAGGATCCTAAAGCTGCAGCTTGACGCATTTGTGTAATTTCCTGGGCAGACTTTATGCTTCGCAATTTTTCAACAAATAGTTTTAAAGGCTCCCAATGGCAAGAGAACTGTTTTTTTGCTTCATAGCTCTCATAAGAGGTATGCTGACTATCGAATCCCACACTTTGATATGCGCGCGACTGTATAAACTGAGACAACTCCTGGGTATAATCTTGACGGCAAAAAACTAGCGGCACGCATTGGATTTTTGCATAAAGATCCTTGTCCATCCTTTGGACAAAAAGCACCGCTTCTTCTTGCCCAATCAATAGTCCTCCAGATACAGCTTCATCGTAAAGAAAATACGCGATGTCTTCTCCTCTTTCGATAAATATTGCGTCTATCCCTTGTGTCTTTAGTGCCTGTTGTGCGCGTACAATCCGATCTTGCGTCATTCTATCCTCCAAGAAAATCTGTATCTAAAAGTCGACGATAAATTTGTGTCCCATCAAAAGCTCGTTCTGGCTTCCCCAAGCCCCAAAGAAGAGTTAACCAAGAAGCATCAAAAACGCGAGGACTTTTAGAAAAGACCCCACGAGACAGCGTTTCTCGTATAAACATCAAAAATGCTTCACGACCTACCCTCTCACGCTGTTCTGAAGCGAGCAATAACATCCATGCCTTCAGTTCCTCTTCTTCAATAAACTCTGGAGCACTTTCGATGATAAATACCTGGGGTCCTACTTGAGAAAGTTCTATCCCAAACTGACACAACTCTTCCATATATAACAAAAGCACTTGGCTTTCCTGAGGCGTAACCTGCAAAGTAAGTGGAATCAAAAACGTTTGGCTTTTATGTTGCTGCGGTTCTTGCAAAGACAAATAAAACAAATGCTTCCGTAACACATCGGGGAAAATGGCATACACACCCTCAAAATCTTCTGCTAAGACTACCTTTCCTAAAGAAGTTAAAAATCGAACATTACACGCTTCTAACCAATCTATTTGCAAAGAATTTTTTTGTCCCTGTGCAAATTCTTGTTTTGGAGGGAGCGCCTCTTCTAGAGAAAAGCCCCCCACTTCCTTCTCTAGGAGATCCTCAGAGAGGTCTCTAGGCTCAAAAATTGTAGGCGTAGGAAAAGGAACCTCTGAGATACAAGAAGGAGGTTGAGGCTCCCTTGGGATTTGTTGTGAACGCATGAGCACTTCGGATAAACATATCTTAAGTTTTTCCCCCACGAGCTCCTCTTGAAAAATCCTCACTTCTGTTTTTTGTGGGTGCACATTAAAGTCACACCTTGCGGGAGGCAGATATAATTTTAATACAAATACAGGATAACGTTGTACAGGCAGCAAGACAGAAAACATCTCCCCTACCTTGCGAGAAATAAATCCAGATTCTACGGGACGATCATTTACAAAGATTCTTTGCCCTTGTCGGGAAGGACGATGAAAGTTTAACGAACCAAAAAATCCCTTAATGCGAACATCTCCATCATGCGTATCAATTTCGAGAGCCTCCTGCATAAAATTCTCTCCCATCACTAACGCGACCCTATCCGCAAATCCCTGATGCTTGAGCACTAGCAACTCTTGGCTTCTTTCACTAATCCAAGACCAACCCACAGCTTCTGTAGCTAAAATGCGATTCTCTAACATCTTCCGCATCAACATGCGATCCACGTGAGGACTCTTTTGAAACCCCTTCCTCACAGGGACATTATAAAATAAAGAGTCCACAGTTATTGTAGTCCCTCGCCGCCTCGCTGCGGGCTCACATAATACACTCTCCCCCCCTTGAATCACACAGCGCACCCCCTCTCCCTCTTGCAAAGAGGAAAGGATCTCCATCCTAGAGATAGAGGCTATGGAAGGCAAAGCCTCACCACGAAAACCAAAACTATGTAAAGAAAAAATATCTGAAAAATCACGAATTTTCGAGGTCGCATGACGTTGCAACGCTAAAGAAACATCCTCTTGCGTCATCCCACAGCCATTGTCCTTTACAATGATCAGCCCCTGCCCACCTCCTAGAGTCTCAAGCTCGATTTCGTCTGCTCCAGCATCCAAGGCGTTCTCTATTAACTCCTTAACCACAGAAGCCGCATTTTCTATCACTTCCCCTGCAGCAATTTGGTTCACAGTAATTGTATCCAAAAGCTGAATCGGACTTCTTTGAGACATAACTAACCCAAATCTCATCTAAGCAAAAAAAATAAAAGAACCTCCGCGCTAAAGTCAAGACAAGGGAATTCTCTTATATAAACTAAAACTTAACAACTTAAAAAGTTATTATATTAAAAGATGTTCCAATTATTAATTATTAGCTTGCTTTTGAAACAAAATGAAACTAACATTTTTGTTATAAACAGTAATTTTTATTTTTAGGAATTATATTCATGAGCAATCCTACTGGCAAATCGAGCGGCAAATCGAACCAGACTTACAAACCTTCGGCGTCATTTAACAAAAAAAACCGCAGTCGGTTAGCGGAGCTTGCGGCCCAGAAAAAAGCGAATGAGGACAACTTAGAGCAAAAGTATCCGATTCCTACAGAAGAAGAGACGAAGCAAGCGATGGTCAACATCTTAGAAGGCTTGAGCAATGGGTTAACCTTACAACAGATCTTGGGGATTTCTGATGTTCTCTTAGAGGAAATTTACACTATTAGCTACAGTCTGTATTCCCAAGGAAAGTACCTTGAGGCTGTAGGGTTATTCCAAGTACTTGTTGCATCAAAGCCGCAGTGCTATAAGTACATGTTAGGATTAAGCTCATGCTTCCATCAACTCAAGTTGTATAATGAGGCTGCCTTTGGATTTTTCCTAGCCTTTGATGCACAACCTGAAAACCCAATTCCTCCTTATTACATTGCAGATAGTCTTCTTAAGCTCGACCAATTAGACGAAGCACAAAATTTCTTAGATATCACTACAGATATTTGTAAAGACAAGCCCGAGTATAAAATACTTAAAGAGCGCTGCAATATTATGAAGCAATCCATTGCAAAACAGCGGGAAGAAGAAGAAAAAGCAGCTTCTTCAACAAAAGCAAGTTCAACAACAACAAAAAAAGCCAAAGCTCCTAGCAAAAAGAAAAATGATTCTAAGAAAGGCAAGAAAAAATAGCATCAGAAGGTACCCCCAATGCAAAAAAAACCAAGAAAAACTAAAAAATCTACGAAGTTAGTAAAACCAGTAGAAATTTCCCATCCTAATCAGCAAGAAGCTCTTATCCATGATTTAGAAAATGCTGTTGCTGAATTTTGCCAAGATCTTCCTTTAACTCAGACATTTGGCAATATCAATGATAATAAGCAAATGGCAAAAATGATCGCTGCGCTATCTGGAACATTAGACTCCTTACATATTGAAGATCTCACCGCAGGCCTCTTTCCTAATCCTAAAGAAGATGCAATGTTCGCAAAAAACCTCTCCTCAGTTCTTCACGGCTTAAAAAATCTTTCCTCACTGGTCCAAGACAACATATCAGAAAGTGTTGAGTAAACTGCTCTAAATCTCAGACACCCAGGAACCTTAATGTCTCTTTCATCTACTTCAGGACCCGAAAGCAATAAAAACATTATCAGCCAAGCGCTTGCCTCTTCTCCTCAAGGAGTCCCTGATCAAGATAAACTTACAGGGAAAGAAAACAAACAAGTACAGCAAACACGCGCAGGGTTCGATACTCAGATGCAAAGCGACGCTAAGCTCGCAGGCGTTGAAGGCAAGGGGACAGCAGTAGCTGCCCTTGAAGGACAAGGTCTCGCTGCAACGGCAAGTCTTACCGCAGATTCAGAGAATCTTGAGGGGATTGGCCTTGGGGGAAATGCCACAGCACAACTTTCAGGAACAGCTCAGGCCTCTGCTGGGGCGAGAACTGAGACCTCAGGAATTAAAGAGCTGGCTAAAACTCAAGTTTCTGGGTTGTCTACCGAAGAACGAGCCCTACTACAAGAGATTCAATCCCTAGTTAGCGAGGCCACTTCGGGAACAGGCAGTGTTAAGTTTAATTTAACTACTCCTGAACTCACACCTCCAAAAATCACCCCACGCCAAGATGTCTCAGAGATTGCTATGGCTCTAGCAAAGGCGATCTCTGCCCTAGGAGAGTCCACTGCTGCTGCTGTGTCCAACTATATGAGCACACAGGCACAAGCTGACCTCTCTAACAAAATCTCCCTAGAAAAACAAGGCCTCAAAATCGAAGCCGAGCGTAAAGAATTTCAAAAAATGAAAGAGCTTGAGGCAAAAGCTAAAGATACAAAAACTCTCGATGCTGTAAACACAGCATGCATTGCGATCTCTGTAACGCTAGCTGTGGTTTCTGTTGTTGTTGCCTGCTTCACTTGCGGAGCAGGATTGATCGGCTTAGCCGCAACAGCAGCTGTAGGAGCAGGAGCTGCTGCTGCAACGTCTACAGCGACTGCAGTTGCAACACAGATTACTATGCAGGCAGTCATTCAAGCAATAAAAACTGCTGTTGTTGAAGCCATCAAACAGGCTATCACACAAGCGATCAAAATAGCTATCAAACAAGGGATTAAAGCTGCAATTAAATTCCTCGTAAAGACCCTCTCAAAAGCTGCCGTAAAAGCAGCTACTAGGATCTTTTCATCGGGGAAAAGTATAATTTCCAAATCCTTCCCAAAACTCTCAAAAGTTATGAATGCCCTAGGGAATAAATGGGTAGGTATTGGCATTAGCATGGCAACAGCAGTCCCAAGTTTAATCAAAGGGATAGGGCAAATAGATATCTCCAACAAACAACAAGAATTAGCTCAGCTACAGAAAGAAGTTGGAAAGCTCTTAGCACAATCAGAAATGCTAAAAATGTTTACACAGTTTTGGATGCAGGCGAGCAAAATCGCTGCAAAACAAACTAGCCAATCCGAAGAAATGACACAACAAGCGACAAAGCTCGGTGCTCAAATAGGTAAAGCCTTTGCTGCTATCAGTGCTGGTCTTGCCAGTGCAGTATAACCCCATATTTTAAGAGGTATTTTTCTATGACATCTGGAGTTAGTGGAACACCAAGTCAAGACCCATCATTAGCCGCTCAGCTCGCACAAAATGCCCGTGGGGCAAGCGAAGCTGCCGCAGGGAGGACTAAAGATGCAAAGAAAGCAGGAGCTGAAGAAGCTGCAGGATTCGAGGATCTCATCCAAGAAATCACTACTGAGGGAACAGGGAAAAAAGAAAAAACATCTCAGTCATCTAAAAGCTCTAAAACTTCTAAAAGTGAAAAGACCTCAGGAGCCTCATCCAGCTCAACAGTAACAAGCGCATCAAAAACTGCGACTCACCAAGCAATCCAAGCGACAAAGCTCGGTACAAGCAACTATGAACTTCCCCAACTTCCCTCTCCAGAAAGCACTATGATCAACGGAGCTATCCTAAGAAAAGGGAAGGGAACTCTAGCTTTACTTGGACAAATTATGGCCTTGCTCGCAGAAGCCTCAGGAAAAAGTTGGTCTGCCTCCTTCCAACAACAAAACCAGGCGATTAGCAGCCAGGCAGAAATGGCTCCTTTAATTGGAGAAGCAATCCGAAGCCAAGCGAATAGTCAAGCTGCTGCAACAGAAGCTCAAGCTAAGCAAAGTTTAATTTCTGGAATTGTCAACATTGTAGGATTTGGCTTAACCGTTGGAATTGGGGCTGCTAGTGCTCTTAAATCCGGAGCCTCCAGCCTTAAAGCTGCCTCCTTTACGAAAGAAACAGGAGGAGCAGCAAGAGCAGCAACAAGTTCTGCCCTCTCTTCAGCAACACAATCTGCACAACAAACAGCAACTGCTGCGGCAGCATCTGCAGGAGGCGCTGCAGCATCTGCTCTAGGAGGAGGGATTGGAGGCGCTGCAGCAAAAACCGCAGCAAACCTTACCGATGATATGGCAGCAGCAGCAACGAAATCCGCAACCTCAGGGGGAGGGATTTTCGGAAAAATGTTAAATACACCAAAATGGTCAGAGAAGGCTGTTCGAGGACTAAATGTAGTGAAACAACAAGGTGCGCGCGCAGCACAATTTGGCTC
This genomic stretch from Chlamydia pecorum E58 harbors:
- the mutL gene encoding DNA mismatch repair endonuclease MutL, translated to MSQRSPIQLLDTITVNQIAAGEVIENAASVVKELIENALDAGADEIELETLGGGQGLIIVKDNGCGMTQEDVSLALQRHATSKIRDFSDIFSLHSFGFRGEALPSIASISRMEILSSLQEGEGVRCVIQGGESVLCEPAARRRGTTITVDSLFYNVPVRKGFQKSPHVDRMLMRKMLENRILATEAVGWSWISERSQELLVLKHQGFADRVALVMGENFMQEALEIDTHDGDVRIKGFFGSLNFHRPSRQGQRIFVNDRPVESGFISRKVGEMFSVLLPVQRYPVFVLKLYLPPARCDFNVHPQKTEVRIFQEELVGEKLKICLSEVLMRSQQIPREPQPPSCISEVPFPTPTIFEPRDLSEDLLEKEVGGFSLEEALPPKQEFAQGQKNSLQIDWLEACNVRFLTSLGKVVLAEDFEGVYAIFPDVLRKHLFYLSLQEPQQHKSQTFLIPLTLQVTPQESQVLLLYMEELCQFGIELSQVGPQVFIIESAPEFIEEEELKAWMLLLASEQRERVGREAFLMFIRETLSRGVFSKSPRVFDASWLTLLWGLGKPERAFDGTQIYRRLLDTDFLGG
- a CDS encoding type III secretion system membrane protein; translation: MSLSSTSGPESNKNIISQALASSPQGVPDQDKLTGKENKQVQQTRAGFDTQMQSDAKLAGVEGKGTAVAALEGQGLAATASLTADSENLEGIGLGGNATAQLSGTAQASAGARTETSGIKELAKTQVSGLSTEERALLQEIQSLVSEATSGTGSVKFNLTTPELTPPKITPRQDVSEIAMALAKAISALGESTAAAVSNYMSTQAQADLSNKISLEKQGLKIEAERKEFQKMKELEAKAKDTKTLDAVNTACIAISVTLAVVSVVVACFTCGAGLIGLAATAAVGAGAAAATSTATAVATQITMQAVIQAIKTAVVEAIKQAITQAIKIAIKQGIKAAIKFLVKTLSKAAVKAATRIFSSGKSIISKSFPKLSKVMNALGNKWVGIGISMATAVPSLIKGIGQIDISNKQQELAQLQKEVGKLLAQSEMLKMFTQFWMQASKIAAKQTSQSEEMTQQATKLGAQIGKAFAAISAGLASAV
- the sctE gene encoding type III secretion system translocon subunit SctE, whose product is MTSGVSGTPSQDPSLAAQLAQNARGASEAAAGRTKDAKKAGAEEAAGFEDLIQEITTEGTGKKEKTSQSSKSSKTSKSEKTSGASSSSTVTSASKTATHQAIQATKLGTSNYELPQLPSPESTMINGAILRKGKGTLALLGQIMALLAEASGKSWSASFQQQNQAISSQAEMAPLIGEAIRSQANSQAAATEAQAKQSLISGIVNIVGFGLTVGIGAASALKSGASSLKAASFTKETGGAARAATSSALSSATQSAQQTATAAAASAGGAAASALGGGIGGAAAKTAANLTDDMAAAATKSATSGGGIFGKMLNTPKWSEKAVRGLNVVKQQGARAAQFGSKVLGASMQAAQMMHAVTAGIEGITGGIIGAQVAQHQRDAGMAEARAEELKQMSSIYSQYAGQAGQLQEQAYSAFREALQTIQNVADSQTQTTSAIFN
- a CDS encoding M24 family metallopeptidase, whose product is MTQDRIVRAQQALKTQGIDAIFIERGEDIAYFLYDEAVSGGLLIGQEEAVLFVQRMDKDLYAKIQCVPLVFCRQDYTQELSQFIQSRAYQSVGFDSQHTSYESYEAKKQFSCHWEPLKLFVEKLRSIKSAQEITQMRQAAALGSLGYDYVLSILREGITEKEVARKLRTFWAEAGATGPSFPPIIAFGEHAAFPHAIVTDRPLCKGDIVLIDIGVLLNGYCSDMTRTIAWGTPHPQLIESYPIVVEAQKAAIALCKEGALCGDIHEEVIRVLREQNLDPYFFHGTGHGVGRDVHEYPRLSPAGKTLVLESSMTVTVEPGVYFPGIGGIRIEDTLAIQGSKNFNLTERPVSPELICL
- a CDS encoding SycD/LcrH family type III secretion system chaperone, which gives rise to MSNPTGKSSGKSNQTYKPSASFNKKNRSRLAELAAQKKANEDNLEQKYPIPTEEETKQAMVNILEGLSNGLTLQQILGISDVLLEEIYTISYSLYSQGKYLEAVGLFQVLVASKPQCYKYMLGLSSCFHQLKLYNEAAFGFFLAFDAQPENPIPPYYIADSLLKLDQLDEAQNFLDITTDICKDKPEYKILKERCNIMKQSIAKQREEEEKAASSTKASSTTTKKAKAPSKKKNDSKKGKKK